CCAGTCCATCTTCCCATTTCAGGTCTTGGGGAATGTCCGCCGGGGTTTTGAATTTAATGTAGTCGCCTTCCGTCTGCCTGCGGTGAATGACGGACAGGGCTGCTTCATCCGCAATAAGTTTGCTTTGCAGTTTTTCCCTGACTTTAGAATCTTCCTCCTTGAAAAATTTGTCCCGGAGTTCCCGTATTTCCTTTTGCTTGGCGGCTTCCTCACGGGCCAGGCGGTCATTGATCTGTTTGTTCCATCGTTCCGGGAAGGAATCAAATCCCGGAGGGAGCGTGCCGAAAGGCACGTTTGGCTGCCAGCCTGCCCCCTGGGATTGGGAGGAATCCTTGCAACCGGCTCCGGCTGTCAGCAAAAGAGACAGCATCACGGAAGAAAGGATGGAGCGGAAGATGGTGGACAGCTTGAGCATAGGGAATGGCAAAACAGGAGTCTTTTATTTATAAGTAGTGAATTTTTTAGGGTCAAAGGCTTCGCGGACAGCCTCTCCGATAAAGGTGACGAGCAGGAGGGTAATCACCAGGGCGGAAAAGGCGGAGGTGACCACCCAGCTGGCAGAAAGATCCGCCAGTCCGTCATTGAGCAGGCGCCCCCAGCTGGCGTATGTGTCAGGAAGGCCGAAGCCCAGATAATCCAGGGAAGCCAGAGCCAAAATGAGGGCGGAAACGCTGAACGGAACCAGAGTGACCAGAATGGCGACCAGGTTGGGCAGGATATGGACGAAAAGAATACGGCTGGTGGAAGCCCCAAGCACGCGGGCCGCCGCTACGTAGTCGCGCGCTTTTTCCTTCATGGTGGAGGTTCTGAGCTGGTAGGTCATGGACATCCACCCGAACATGATGAGAAGGCTGATGATCAGGAACATGCCTTTCATGTGAAGGGGAACCATATCTGAAATAATCATGATGATGAAAAGGAAGGGAACCTGGGAGAAGATTTCAATGAGGCGCTGCATGCCGAGGTCAAACATGCCGCCGAAGTATCCCATCATCATTCCAAAGGTGATGCCGATAAAATATACGATAGGCAGGTAGAAGAGTGCGGCTTTCATATTTACCTGGAGGCCTCCGTACAGATAAGCCAGAATGTCCGCCCCCTGGGTATTGGTGCCAAGCAGGTGGCCCCCCTTGAGGGGCGGGGAGGGGTGGTAGAAGATACGGCTGATTTTATGTTCATCCGTCTGTTTCAGGAATTCTTCCTTGGTGCCGGGGCCGCTGTAATGTTCCGCCACAATGTTGTTGTTTTCATATGTGGCGCTGTACACCTCCGTTCTGTCTTCCAGCCAGCCGGTGGCCCGGTCCACTTTCTTTCCCTTGCGGAATTTGTAGCTGATGTGGGGAAGGGCTTCTTCATCCTTATGCAAACGGGAGGCCAAACCGGAATACGGCTTGCCGCCGGGCTCGCAGACGAGGCCGTCTTCATTCACCATCAAAGCTTCCGAACCGGGTTGGTGGAATCTCCCGTGGGATCGTATGGAACCAGAGGCATGATGACGAGGGAAGGTTTTCCTGGCTGGCCTGCCTGTTTTTTCAGTTCGCGGTAGTTGGCTTCCGCATCCGCAAAATCTCCGGTCTGGCCAAAGGTAGAACCCTTGTATACTTTGCGCATAATGGCCGGAAAGTACCAGGAGCCGTCCTGAACGACAAGGAGGGCACGCTTGCCTACCAGGCACTGGTCCATACAGGCCAATAGCGTCAATACAAGCAAAATGAGGAGGGATACGTAGCCGCGGGAGATGCTTTTAAAACGCTGGAGGCGGCGCTTGGTGATCGGCGTTGGATGGAACCTCCGGGGGCCTTTCAGCATGAGCCAGAAACCGAGGCCTCCCATGACCAGCACGCAAACCCAGCCGAACCACAGGAATTTCCCTTGAGGCGTCAGAAGGCCGCTGTTGTTTTGGTCCGTACAGACGATGTTGAGCATGCTCATTTCCCGCGAGACGGTGAAGGGCCAGCTTAACGTGGGCAGGAGCAGCCCGCACAGCTCTCCCGCGGCAGTAAGCACCGCCAGGATGACCAAAAGGTATGCCAGTTTTCTAACCATGTGTATTATTCAAATTTGATGCGCGGGTCTACCGCGGCCACGATGATATCGGAGAGAAGGTTGCCCAGCACCATCAGGAAGGAGGTAAGCAGCAACGTACCCATGATCAGGGCGTAATCCTTGTCCATCAGAGCCTGGTAACTCAGCATCCCGAACCCCTGGATATCGAAAACCTTTTCCACCAGCATGGAGCCGGCCACAATCAGACTGATGAGGTTGCCCAGAGTGGAAGCAATGGGTATAAAGGAGTTGCGGAAGGCATGCTTGATGACGGCCCCTCTGAAACTCACGCCCTTGGCCATGGCCGTCCTGATATAGTCCGCGGAAAGGTTATCCATCAGGTTGTTTTTCATCATCATGGTGGTGATGGCAAAGGAGCTGACTACATAGCAAATCAGGGGAAGCACCGTATGGTGCAGCAGGTCTCCGGCCTGTTGCCAGAACCCCATGTCCGCAAAGTCCGGAGACGTCAGCCCGCAGAGCGGAAACCATTCCAGCCGAGCGCCCAGATACACCACCAGTACGGCGCCCAAAGCAAATCCAGGCACGGAGTATCCCAGGAAAATC
This region of Akkermansia muciniphila genomic DNA includes:
- a CDS encoding ABC transporter permease subunit, encoding MVNEDGLVCEPGGKPYSGLASRLHKDEEALPHISYKFRKGKKVDRATGWLEDRTEVYSATYENNNIVAEHYSGPGTKEEFLKQTDEHKISRIFYHPSPPLKGGHLLGTNTQGADILAYLYGGLQVNMKAALFYLPIVYFIGITFGMMMGYFGGMFDLGMQRLIEIFSQVPFLFIIMIISDMVPLHMKGMFLIISLLIMFGWMSMTYQLRTSTMKEKARDYVAAARVLGASTSRILFVHILPNLVAILVTLVPFSVSALILALASLDYLGFGLPDTYASWGRLLNDGLADLSASWVVTSAFSALVITLLLVTFIGEAVREAFDPKKFTTYK